One Helicobacter pylori NCTC 11637 = CCUG 17874 = ATCC 43504 = JCM 12093 genomic window, GCGTTTTTTATCCTTATATGAACAAAACACAAAACCTTTTAAAAGAGATTTACAAACAATGCTTACAAGCCTTTAGCCCTAATTTTAGCCTGAAAAAAGAGGGTTTTGAAAACACCTTATCAGATCTTCAAAAAAAAGAAACCAACAACGACAAAGAAAAAGAAAACCTTAAAGAAAACCTTATTGATGAAAACCACAACACCCCTAACGAAGAATCGTTTTTAGCGATCCCTACCCCCTATAACACGACTTTAAACGATCTAGAGCCGCAAGAAGGCTTGGTTCAAATTTCCCCTCACCCCCCTACCCATTACACCATTTACCCTAAAAGAAACCGATTTGATGATTTGACTAACCCCACTAACCCCCCTTTAAAAGAAATTAAACAAGAAACCAAAGAAAGAGAACCCACGCTTAAAAAAGAAACACCCACCACACTCAAACCTATCATGCCAATATCCGAACCCAACACAGAAAATGACAACAACACACAAAACCCTAAAACCCCCAACCACCCAAAAAAAGAAGAAAGCCCACAAGAAAACGTGCAAGAAGAAAGGATAAAGGAAAATCTAAAAGAAGAAGAAAAAGAAACGCAAAACGCTCCAAACTTTAGCCCAGAAACCCCCACAAGTGCTAAAAAACCCGTTATGGTTAAAGAATTGAGCGAAAATAAAGAGATATTAGACGGATTGGATTATGGCGAAGTGCAAAAACCCAAAGATTATGAGCTTCCCACAACGCAATTATTGAATGCGGTTTGTTTGAAGGACACTTCTTTAGACGAAAACGAGATTGACCAAAAAATCCAAGATCTATTGAGCAAGCTGCGCACTTTTAAAATTGATGGCGATATTATCCGCACTTATTCAGGCCCTATTGTAACCACTTTTGAATTCCGCCCAGCCCCCAATGTTAAGGTGAGCCGCATTTTAGGCTTGAGCGATGATTTAGCGATGACTTTATGCGCTGAATCCATCCGCATTCAAGCCCCCATTAAGGGTAAAGATGTCGTTGGTATTGAAATCCCTAACAGCCAAAGCCAAATTATTTATTTGAGAGAAATTCTAGAGAGCGAATTGTTTCAAAAATCCAGCTCGCCCTTAACTCTAGCTTTAGGCAAAGACATTGTGGGTAACCCTTTCATCACGGATTTAAAAAAGCTCCCCCACTTGCTCATCGCTGGCACGACAGGGAGCGGTAAGAGCGTGGGCGTGAATGCGATGATTTTATCCTTACTTTATAAAAACCCCCCCGATCAACTCAAATTAGTGATGATCGATCCCAAAATGGTAGAATTTAGCATTTATGCGGACATCCCTCATTTACTCACGCCCATTATCACCGACCCTAAAAAAGCTATCGGAGCCTTGCAAAGCGTGGCTAAAGAAATGGAGCGCCGGTATTCTTTAATGAGCGAATACAAGGTTAAAACCATTGATTCTTACAATGAGCAAGCCCCAAGTAACAGCGTTGAAGCGTTCCCCTATTTGATTGTGGTGATTGATGAATTAGCGGATTTGATGATGACAGGGGGCAAAGAAGCGGAATTTCCTATCGCTAGGATCGCTCAAATGGGGCGAGCAAGCGGCTTGCACCTCATTGTAGCGACCCAACGCCCAAGCGTGGATGTCGTAACCGGCTTGATTAAAACCAACTTGCCTTCAAGGGTGAGTTTTAGGGTAGGCACTAAGATTGATTCTAAAGTGATTTTAGACACCGATGGGGCGCAAAGCTTGCTAGGAAGGGGCGATATGCTCTTTACCCCCCCAGGAACAAACGGGTTAGTGCGCTTGCATGCCCCCTTTGCCACTGAAGATGAAATCAAAAAAATCGTGGATTTTATTAAAGCCCAAAAAGAAGTGGAATACGATAAAGATTTCTTGCTAGAAGAATCGCGCATGCCTTTAGACACCCCTAACTATCAAGGCGATGACATTTTAGAAAGGGCTAAAGCGGTGATTTTAGAAAAAAAGATCACTTCTACGAGTTTTTTACAACGCCAATTAAAAATCGGCTACAACCAAGCCGCCACCATTACTGACGAATTAGAAGCCCAAGGCTTTTTATCCCCAAGAAACGCCAAAGGCAACAGAGAGATTTTGCAAAACTTTTAGGCTTTGTTTTCATTGGATATTGGCAAACATTATTTTTAATTTTTAAAAAGTTACCGCCTGCTTTTCGCAAGCTTTTTATGATTGATTTTAAAAATGCCTGTGCGCATTTTTTAGGCTTTACCACCAATCCTTCATTAAAAACAAAAACTTTTCTCAATGATACAAACGACACCAACCTTTCATCTATTAATCAAATATTATCTGTGGTTTCCCTAACTCCTAGTAAAATTACCTAAAAATTTCATGTTCAAGGATAGCCATGAGCCCCCAACCCGCCACCAAAAAACCCTTAAAATCCCTTTTAGCCGCTAGTTCAGGTAATTTAGTGGAATGGTATGACTTTTACGCTTATGCGTTCTTAGCGCCTTATTTCGCTAAGGAATTTACCCACACGAACGACCCCACTTTAGCGCTAATCTCAGCTTTTTTAGTTTTCATGCTAGGGTTTTTCATGCGCCCTTTGGGGAGTTTGTTTTTTGGTAAATTGGGGGATAAAAAGGGGCGTAAAACTTCTATGGTGTATTCCATTATCCTTATGGCGCTAGGCTCTTTTTTGCTCGCATTGCTCCCCACTAAAGAAATCGTAGGGGAATGGGCGTTCTTGTTTTTATTATTAGCCAGGCTTTTACAGGGCTTTAGCGTGGGAGGAGAATATGGCGTGGTCGCTACTTACCTCTCTGAATTGGGCAAGAATGGCAAAAAAGGTTTTTATGGCTCTTTTCAATATGTAACTTTAGTTGGAGGGCAACTCTTAGCTATTTTTTCACTCTTTATCGTTGAAAACATTTACACGCATGAGCAAATCAGTGCGTTTGCTTGGCGTTATTTATTCGCTTTAGGGGGTATATTAGCCCTACTCTCGCTCTTTTTAAGAAATATCATGGAAGAAACTATGGATAGTAAAACAACTCCCAAAACCACTATTAAAGAAGAAACCCAAAGGGGCAGTTTAAAAGAATTGCTCCACCATAAAAAAGCCTTAATGATAGTCTTTGGGCTAACTATGGGAGGGAGTTTGTGTTTTTATACTTTTACGGTGTATTTAAAAATCTTTTTAACCAACAGCTCATCATTCAGCCCTAAAGAAAGCAGTTTTATCATGCTTTTGGCGCTCTCTTATTTTATCTTCTTACAACCCTTATGCGGGATGCTGGCTGATAAAATCAAACGCACCCAAATGCTGATGGTTTTTGCGATCACAGGGCTTATTGTAACGCCCGTTGTCTTTTATGGTATCAAGCATGCCACTAGCGTGTATGAAGCCCTATTTTATGAAATACTCGCATTGAGCAGCATGAGTTTTTACACTTGCATTGCTGGGGTCATTAAGGCGGAATTATTCCCTGAACATGTGCGAGCGCTTGGCGTGGGTTTGGCCTATGCGATTGCGAATGCGCTTTTTGGAGGGAGCGCGAGTTATATAGCGTTAGAGTTCAAACAACATGGTTTTGAATGGGGGTTTGTGGGCTATGTCATGTTGAGTATTATTATCTTTATGGTTATGGTTATCCTATTCCCTAAAAAAACCTATTTGGAATGAATCTGTTTTTATTTAATTTTTGCTATAATTTTTCCTTTTAAAAGGATTATTCGCATGCAAAATGGGTATTATGCGGCCACAGGAGCCATGGCGACACAATTTAACCGCTTGGATTTAACCTCTAATAATTTAGCTAATTTAAACACCAACGGCTTTAAAAGAGACGATGCGATTACAGGCGATTTTTTAAGGCTTTACCAACAATACCGAGAGCAACTGCCCTTAGAAGATCAAACCAAAGCGAGCGCGAAGTATTTAAACCGCAATCTCAATCGTGTGCCTGTTCTATCAGAAATCTATACGGATAGGAGTCTTGGCGCGTTTGAAGGAACGCATAACCCCCTAGATTTTGCCCTAACAAGCCCTAACCTCTATTTTGCGATACAAACTAATGAGGGCGTCGCTTATACCAGAGATGGGCATTTTAGCGTGGATAAAGACGGCTTTTTAGTTACTCTTAATGGCTTTAGGGTGCTTTCTCGTTCGGGCTTGAACGAAAAAGGAGGGATCATGCTCATGCCTGACGCTGAAATTGAAGTCAATCAAAATGGTGGAATCACTTTTAGGGATAATGAAGCCCAAATTCAAGCAGGCGCGTTAGCTTTAGTGAGTTTTAGCGAACCTAAAAATCTTAAAAAAATAGGGCAAAACCTTTATACTTATCAGGGCGAAGGCGTCCATCAAGTCTCTGACTCTGGTGCGTTAAGGCAATACATGCTAGAAAAAAGCAATGTCAATGCGGTGCGCGAGATGAGCGCTTTGATTGAAATCAACCGCTTTTTGGACATGTATTCTAAAGTGTTAAAAACCCATCAAGACGACATGAACGCCGAAGCGATCAACAAACTCGCTACAAAAGCTTAAAAGCGATTTGTCTCTTTGATTGGTGGAAAATTTTCATGCGTGCGTGTGTTTGCATGTTTATTTTTTCTTTTTTATTGTTTAGTTCGTTGCGGTTCTTGTGTTTTAAACTCGTTTGTGATAGGATCATTCCCATTAAGGTTTGAGACGCTATAGTTGATGCCGTCTCCGTAATGGTTAGAAAGTGTCGCAATGGTTTCTAATTCCCTTAATGTTTTTATTGCCCCAATCAAGTTTTTTGATTACCCACTTGATTATCAGCGTTCATTTTAAGATAGAGCCATTCTAAAAGCTTGTAAAAATTTTCTTTCTGCTTCCACTAAGCTTTAGCAAGTCATTCTTTTCTAATTTGATTGTGCCTTTTTAGCATAACCAACACTATATCTAAAGAAATCTTTTTTCTTGTTTGTGAATGTAGTTTTATATTCTTACTCCAACGCCAAGTCAATCAAAATTTGCCAATTCTCTTTATAGTGTTGGAGTTGCGACAAGCTCTTTGTGTTGCCCCATTCTTGTATGTCTTCAATAGGGATAATATAGCATTCGCTCGTGCGAGTGTCTATCCCTAAAATCAAATCGCAATCTTTTTTGGTGTATTTGTAAATGCGTTTGGGGGCATTCCTATCAATTTGAACCCCACTCCTATAGTCTCCTATAAAATTCAAAGTTATTTTATTTGCCCTATTAAGTGGTATTCTAAAATGCTTTTTTGCTTCCTCTCGCATGCCTTAAATTCTAAATGCTTTAAGGGGTTAGCGATAGACAAAAGATAGGGTTTTTCACTCAAATTCAATACCACTACAAGCACATAATCATGGCTATACGCTTGCACTTGATCGTATTCTTTTTGGGTCAATCTCAATGCCCCTTGCTTTTCTCTAATCCCCTTAACTTCCACTAAAAACGCTTGCTTGTTGGTTTGAATATAGAAGTCATACCCATCACCAAAAAGACGCATGTCTTTTAAACTCCCACAAGAAAACACTTCTATATTTTTATAGTGGTTTAAAAAATACAATTCGGCTTCTAAACCCGTTTCTTGCATGCTTTTATAGCGGGTTTTAAGGCAAGCGTTAGGGGTAATGCCTAAATCTTTGATTCCGTATTGTTCTTGCAAAAACAATTTCACAATATGGCTAAAACCCTTAACGCTTTCATTTTTAAACAAACTATCAATCCATAATTTTCTATGGATATAGGCACCGCATTTTTGCCACCAACCTTTGCGTTTGTTAGGAAAAAAATAATCAAATAAATCCATACGATTTTTAATAACGCTAGTCGTGTCAGCCAAGCCGATTTGAACGCAATATTCAAAAAAAGCGTTTTTAGTAGAAAAACCAAATTCTTTAATAAAGTCATTATCAAATTTTGCCAAAGCATAGCCTATGAGATTTAAAATTTCATAGTTCTTATGTTTTGCCATAGAAGCTAAACGCCCTAATCGATCTTTAATATCGCTAAAAACGCTTCTTGGGGAAGCTCCACCTTACCGATAGCTTTCATGCGTTTCTTGCCCTCTTTTTGCTTTTCTAAGAGTTTTCTTTTTCGTGTAATATCGCCCCCATAGCACTTAGCCGTTACATTCTTACCGACAGATTTAATCGTCTCTCTGGCGATGATTTTATTCCCCACGCTCGCTTGGATAGCGACTTCAAAAAGCTGTCTTGGGATAAGCTCTTTCATCGTTTCCACTAAAGCACGCCCCTTTTCATACGCCTTGTTTTTATCTATAATGATAGAAAGCGCATCCACCACATCGCCTGCCACCCTCACATCCAACTTCACCAAATGAGCCTCTCTGTTTTCTATAGGCTCATAATCAAAGCTCGCATACCCTTTCGTGCAAGATTTGAGCTTGTCATAAAAATCCATCACAATTTCATTGCTCGGCAAGGAATAAGTGAGCATGACACGAGACTGGTTTAAATATTCCATTTTTTCTTGAATGCCTCTTTTATTGTTCAATAACTGCATTAAATTACCCAAAAATTCACTCGGCGTGATGATCGTCGCCCTCACAAAAGGCTCTTTGATGCAAGCGATACAATTTTCAGGGGGCAATTCGCTAGGGTTTTGGACATATTTGATGCTATTATCGGTTAAATGCACTTCATACACCACCGTGGGAGCGGTAGCGATGAGGTTAAGGCTAAATTCCCTTTCCAGTCTTTCTTTGATCACTTCCATGTGCAATAACCCTAAAAAGCCCACCCTAAAGCCAAAGCCAAGCGCCACCGAGCTTTCAGGCTCAAAATTTAAAGCGCAATCGTTAAGCTGGAGTTTCAATAACGCTTCTCTTAAATCTTCAAATCTGTCCGTTTCTATAGGGTAAAGCCCCGCAAAAACAAAGGGTTTAGCCGGCATAAAGCCTTCAATGGGTTTAGAGGTAGGGTTTTTAGCGTCTGTGAGCGTATCACCCACCGCAATATCAGTAACGCTTTTTAGCCCCAAACTCACAATGCCAATCTCGCCGCATTCTAAACTTTTGGTGGGGATTTTTTTCAAAGGGTTGGGGTAGTATAGCCCTAAAACGCCGTGTTTTTTACCCGTTCCCATCACTAAAATTTCTTGTTCTGTATTAATGCTCCCATCCATGATACGCACTAGTGCTAGCGCCCCTAAATAATTGTCAAACCATGAATCATAAATGAGCGCTTTTAAGGGAGCGTTAAAATCACCGCTAGGGGCAGGAATGGTGGTAATGATTTTTTCTAACAAATCTTTAATGCCAAGCTTAGCTTTAGCGCTCACTTCATTAGCGCTAGAGCAATCAATCCCTATCGTGTCTTCTATATCCTGTTTGACTTCTAAAACGTTCGCATTGGGCAAATCAATTTTATTGATCACCGGTAAAATCTCTAAATTGTTATCTAAAGCGATATAAGTGTTGGCGATGGTTTGCGCTTCCACGCCTTGAGTGGCATCCACCACCAATAACGCCCCTTCGCACGAACACAAAGAGCGAGACACTTCATAGCTAAAATCCACATGCCCTGGGGTGTCAATGAGGTTTAAAACATAATCCTCCCCCTTAAAAGTGTAATTCAAGCGCACGCTTTGAGCCTTAATCGTAATGCCCCTTTCTTTTTCAATATCCATCGTGTCCATCACTTGGCTTTTCATTTCTCTGTTACTGATAGCGTTGCATTCAGAAATCAAACAATCCGCTAAAGTGCTTTTACCATGGTCAATGTGAGCGATAATGGAAAAATTGCGGATATTTTTCATTGGCGCTTTTGTTTTCATCTCTCTTGTCCTAAATCTTTTAAAATAGCGTCAGTCAAACTCTCTGTGTCTAATCCTAAGGATTTTTCCACTAAAGCGGTGTTCCCATGCATGATAAATTCATCCATGATTTCAAAGCTTTTAACAGGCTTTAAAATATTTTGTTCGCTCAAAAACTCTAAAATCGCGCTAGCCACCCCCCCAAGCTTGTAATTATCGCTAAAAACATAGAGCTTTTGATAAGGGGCAACGATCGCGCTTAAATTTGGATCCAAGGGCTTTAAAAACCTGAGATCCAAAAGCGCGCATTCTATGTTTTTTTCCTTTAAAGCCAGTTGGACTAAATGCGCCCGCCCCACGCCATTACCATAGCCTATGAGTAAAATTTCGCCCTCTTTTTTCAACAATTCGCTTTGGCCTAAAACAAAACCGCTAGGCTCAAAAACTCCCTCTTTTAACGCAAACGACCCCCTAGGGTAGCGGAACGCGCAAGGGCTTGAATGATGTTCATTGGCAAAACGCACGGCGTTTTTTAAAGTCTCATTGTCTCGTGGGGCAAAAATGACCATGTTAGGGATAGAGCGCAAATACGACACGTCTAAAAGCCCTTGGTGCGTCTCGCCATCTTCGCCCACAATCCCAGCCCTATCAATGGCTAATTTAATCGGCAAGCTAGAAATGCAAGCGTCATGCACAATGGAATCATAAGCCCTTTGCAAAAAAGTAGAATAGATACTCACAAAAGGTTTAAACCCCTCTTTAGCCATAGCGCTGCTAGAAGTTAAAGCGTGTTGTTCAGCGATAGCGACATCAAAAAAGCGCAAAGGGTAAGCGTCAATGAGTTTGTCTAATCCTGTGCCGCTAGGCATCGCAGCGGTTACGCCTACGATTTTTTCATCTTTCTTGGCCAATTCTAAAAGGGTGTTAGAATACGCTTCAGTGGGCGATAAAATCGCGCTTTTGGATTTTTTAGACAAGCCGGTATCCAAATCAAAAGGCCCCACCCCATGCCATTTTTCATACCGCCCTTCAGCGATTTTATAGCCTTTGCCTTTTAAGGTTTGCGCATGGATTAGCACCGGCTCTTTAAGCTCTTTAGCTAATTTTAAGGTTTCAATAATCGCGCTCAAATCATGCCCATTAATAGGCCCTATATAGTTAATGCCTAATTCTTCAAAAAACACGCCCGGGGTGATGAGTTTGAAAGATTCTTCAAAGCGACTCGCTAAGTAATT contains:
- a CDS encoding flagellar hook-basal body protein produces the protein MQNGYYAATGAMATQFNRLDLTSNNLANLNTNGFKRDDAITGDFLRLYQQYREQLPLEDQTKASAKYLNRNLNRVPVLSEIYTDRSLGAFEGTHNPLDFALTSPNLYFAIQTNEGVAYTRDGHFSVDKDGFLVTLNGFRVLSRSGLNEKGGIMLMPDAEIEVNQNGGITFRDNEAQIQAGALALVSFSEPKNLKKIGQNLYTYQGEGVHQVSDSGALRQYMLEKSNVNAVREMSALIEINRFLDMYSKVLKTHQDDMNAEAINKLATKA
- the dxs gene encoding 1-deoxy-D-xylulose-5-phosphate synthase yields the protein MQNKTFDLNPNDIAGLELVCQTLRNRILEVVSANGGHLSSSLGAVELIVGMHALFDCQKNPFIFDTSHQAYAHKLLTGRFESFSTLRQFKGLSGFTKPSESAYDYFIAGHSSTSVSIGVGVAKAFCLKQALGMPIALLGDGSISAGIFYEALNELGDRKYPMIMILNDNEMSISTPIGALSKALSQLMKGSFYQSFRSKVKKILSTLPESVNYLASRFEESFKLITPGVFFEELGINYIGPINGHDLSAIIETLKLAKELKEPVLIHAQTLKGKGYKIAEGRYEKWHGVGPFDLDTGLSKKSKSAILSPTEAYSNTLLELAKKDEKIVGVTAAMPSGTGLDKLIDAYPLRFFDVAIAEQHALTSSSAMAKEGFKPFVSIYSTFLQRAYDSIVHDACISSLPIKLAIDRAGIVGEDGETHQGLLDVSYLRSIPNMVIFAPRDNETLKNAVRFANEHHSSPCAFRYPRGSFALKEGVFEPSGFVLGQSELLKKEGEILLIGYGNGVGRAHLVQLALKEKNIECALLDLRFLKPLDPNLSAIVAPYQKLYVFSDNYKLGGVASAILEFLSEQNILKPVKSFEIMDEFIMHGNTALVEKSLGLDTESLTDAILKDLGQER
- a CDS encoding DNA translocase FtsK, producing the protein MKSKKLYLALIIGVLLAFLTLSSWLGNSGLVGRFGVWFAALNKKYFGYLSLINLPYLAWVLFLLYKTKNPFTEIVLEKTLGHLLGILSLLFLQSSLLNQGEIGNSVRLFLRPFIGNFGLYALITLMVIISYLILFKLPPKSVFYPYMNKTQNLLKEIYKQCLQAFSPNFSLKKEGFENTLSDLQKKETNNDKEKENLKENLIDENHNTPNEESFLAIPTPYNTTLNDLEPQEGLVQISPHPPTHYTIYPKRNRFDDLTNPTNPPLKEIKQETKEREPTLKKETPTTLKPIMPISEPNTENDNNTQNPKTPNHPKKEESPQENVQEERIKENLKEEEKETQNAPNFSPETPTSAKKPVMVKELSENKEILDGLDYGEVQKPKDYELPTTQLLNAVCLKDTSLDENEIDQKIQDLLSKLRTFKIDGDIIRTYSGPIVTTFEFRPAPNVKVSRILGLSDDLAMTLCAESIRIQAPIKGKDVVGIEIPNSQSQIIYLREILESELFQKSSSPLTLALGKDIVGNPFITDLKKLPHLLIAGTTGSGKSVGVNAMILSLLYKNPPDQLKLVMIDPKMVEFSIYADIPHLLTPIITDPKKAIGALQSVAKEMERRYSLMSEYKVKTIDSYNEQAPSNSVEAFPYLIVVIDELADLMMTGGKEAEFPIARIAQMGRASGLHLIVATQRPSVDVVTGLIKTNLPSRVSFRVGTKIDSKVILDTDGAQSLLGRGDMLFTPPGTNGLVRLHAPFATEDEIKKIVDFIKAQKEVEYDKDFLLEESRMPLDTPNYQGDDILERAKAVILEKKITSTSFLQRQLKIGYNQAATITDELEAQGFLSPRNAKGNREILQNF
- a CDS encoding MFS transporter, translated to MSPQPATKKPLKSLLAASSGNLVEWYDFYAYAFLAPYFAKEFTHTNDPTLALISAFLVFMLGFFMRPLGSLFFGKLGDKKGRKTSMVYSIILMALGSFLLALLPTKEIVGEWAFLFLLLARLLQGFSVGGEYGVVATYLSELGKNGKKGFYGSFQYVTLVGGQLLAIFSLFIVENIYTHEQISAFAWRYLFALGGILALLSLFLRNIMEETMDSKTTPKTTIKEETQRGSLKELLHHKKALMIVFGLTMGGSLCFYTFTVYLKIFLTNSSSFSPKESSFIMLLALSYFIFLQPLCGMLADKIKRTQMLMVFAITGLIVTPVVFYGIKHATSVYEALFYEILALSSMSFYTCIAGVIKAELFPEHVRALGVGLAYAIANALFGGSASYIALEFKQHGFEWGFVGYVMLSIIIFMVMVILFPKKTYLE
- the lepA gene encoding translation elongation factor 4, with protein sequence MKNIRNFSIIAHIDHGKSTLADCLISECNAISNREMKSQVMDTMDIEKERGITIKAQSVRLNYTFKGEDYVLNLIDTPGHVDFSYEVSRSLCSCEGALLVVDATQGVEAQTIANTYIALDNNLEILPVINKIDLPNANVLEVKQDIEDTIGIDCSSANEVSAKAKLGIKDLLEKIITTIPAPSGDFNAPLKALIYDSWFDNYLGALALVRIMDGSINTEQEILVMGTGKKHGVLGLYYPNPLKKIPTKSLECGEIGIVSLGLKSVTDIAVGDTLTDAKNPTSKPIEGFMPAKPFVFAGLYPIETDRFEDLREALLKLQLNDCALNFEPESSVALGFGFRVGFLGLLHMEVIKERLEREFSLNLIATAPTVVYEVHLTDNSIKYVQNPSELPPENCIACIKEPFVRATIITPSEFLGNLMQLLNNKRGIQEKMEYLNQSRVMLTYSLPSNEIVMDFYDKLKSCTKGYASFDYEPIENREAHLVKLDVRVAGDVVDALSIIIDKNKAYEKGRALVETMKELIPRQLFEVAIQASVGNKIIARETIKSVGKNVTAKCYGGDITRKRKLLEKQKEGKKRMKAIGKVELPQEAFLAILKID
- a CDS encoding DUF3883 domain-containing protein; translated protein: MAKHKNYEILNLIGYALAKFDNDFIKEFGFSTKNAFFEYCVQIGLADTTSVIKNRMDLFDYFFPNKRKGWWQKCGAYIHRKLWIDSLFKNESVKGFSHIVKLFLQEQYGIKDLGITPNACLKTRYKSMQETGLEAELYFLNHYKNIEVFSCGSLKDMRLFGDGYDFYIQTNKQAFLVEVKGIREKQGALRLTQKEYDQVQAYSHDYVLVVVLNLSEKPYLLSIANPLKHLEFKACERKQKSILEYHLIGQIK